One Chitinophagaceae bacterium C216 genomic window carries:
- a CDS encoding putative metallo-hydrolase, whose product MIEIYHLNCVKIVSPINDNVCGHCLLIRENDKLVLIDTGIGLQDTLHPKERIGQELIDLVGYQFDENITAIRQIKKLGLDPENVTDCIVTHLDNDHVGGLADFPKATVHVSNEELENFNSGNPRYLKLPLEHHPIIKTYGCSDFNWFGFEARKVNIDINTDIYLIPLFGHTMGQCGVSLKANDKWLFYVADAYYMRVELTDERHPVNELAQLRADDNILRLASLDKIRKLVNDHPEIEVFGYHDIEEFHRYSQSKL is encoded by the coding sequence ATGATAGAAATATATCATCTCAACTGCGTTAAAATTGTATCCCCTATCAACGATAATGTATGTGGCCATTGCTTATTGATTAGGGAAAATGATAAACTGGTTCTGATTGACACCGGCATCGGACTTCAGGATACGCTACATCCCAAAGAAAGAATAGGACAAGAACTAATTGATCTGGTAGGGTATCAATTTGATGAAAATATCACCGCAATACGCCAAATTAAAAAACTGGGATTAGATCCTGAAAACGTGACCGATTGCATTGTTACCCATCTGGATAACGACCATGTTGGAGGGTTAGCCGACTTTCCAAAAGCCACCGTTCATGTGAGCAATGAAGAGCTAGAGAACTTTAATTCCGGAAATCCAAGATATCTCAAACTTCCATTGGAGCATCATCCTATTATCAAAACCTATGGCTGCTCTGACTTTAACTGGTTTGGCTTTGAAGCAAGAAAAGTCAATATTGATATCAACACCGACATCTATTTAATACCTCTTTTCGGACATACTATGGGACAATGCGGTGTATCTCTTAAAGCAAATGACAAGTGGCTTTTTTATGTGGCTGACGCGTATTATATGCGCGTAGAACTTACCGATGAGCGGCATCCTGTAAACGAATTAGCACAATTAAGGGCTGATGATAATATTTTAAGGCTGGCATCGCTTGATAAAATACGCAAACTTGTAAACGACCATCCCGAAATTGAAGTTTTTGGTTACCACGACATAGAAGAATTTCATCGTTATTCCCAATCAAAATTGTAG